A single window of Halotalea alkalilenta DNA harbors:
- a CDS encoding TRAP transporter substrate-binding protein: MSLNRRNFLAKSAIAAGTGAGLILGAPAVVRADSNRTFNWRMTNAYAPGSPFYVQGPGSPTDFCQRVASMSGGRLRIQHFAAGELIPALEGFDAVSSGLVEMNAANAFFWSGRVPAAQYFTAVPFGMNTQGMNAWIYNGGGLALWEELYEPFGLVPMPIGNTGTQMTGWFRQPLESVDDLNGLQMRIPGLAGRVYSELGVSVRLLPGGEIFPALERGVIDAAEFVGPYQDRRMGLHNAAKNYYTTGWHEPTNVTELIINKGAWDSLPEDLQAIVRNAAQACNNESLAWSDAVNADALEDLVTNEGVIARPLPPEIIARLYEVTNDTLASMAAADPATQRIHEHFMAFRSKYASWAAVGERGFMNLGDGRA, encoded by the coding sequence ATGAGCCTGAATCGACGCAATTTCCTGGCCAAGAGCGCCATCGCTGCCGGTACTGGCGCTGGTTTGATCCTCGGTGCCCCTGCGGTGGTCAGGGCGGACAGCAATAGAACGTTCAATTGGAGAATGACCAACGCCTACGCTCCTGGGTCGCCGTTCTACGTGCAAGGGCCGGGTAGCCCGACCGATTTCTGCCAGCGGGTCGCGTCGATGTCGGGAGGGCGGCTGAGGATCCAGCATTTTGCCGCGGGAGAGCTGATTCCCGCCCTGGAAGGATTCGACGCGGTGTCCAGCGGTCTGGTGGAGATGAACGCCGCCAACGCATTCTTCTGGTCGGGCAGGGTGCCCGCCGCCCAGTACTTCACCGCCGTGCCGTTCGGCATGAATACCCAGGGAATGAATGCCTGGATCTACAACGGTGGCGGATTGGCGCTATGGGAGGAGCTGTACGAGCCCTTCGGCCTGGTGCCGATGCCAATAGGCAACACCGGCACCCAGATGACCGGCTGGTTCCGTCAGCCGCTGGAAAGCGTCGATGATCTCAATGGGCTGCAAATGCGCATCCCCGGGCTTGCGGGCAGGGTCTACAGCGAGCTGGGCGTTTCGGTCAGGCTGCTGCCGGGGGGCGAGATATTCCCTGCGCTGGAGCGTGGGGTGATCGATGCCGCTGAGTTCGTCGGGCCTTATCAGGACCGGCGCATGGGGCTGCACAACGCGGCGAAGAACTACTACACCACCGGCTGGCACGAGCCGACCAACGTCACCGAGCTGATCATCAACAAGGGCGCCTGGGACAGCCTGCCGGAGGATCTCCAGGCCATCGTCAGGAACGCAGCCCAGGCGTGCAACAACGAAAGCCTTGCCTGGTCCGACGCCGTCAACGCCGACGCATTGGAGGACTTGGTCACCAACGAGGGGGTCATCGCCCGCCCGCTGCCGCCTGAGATCATCGCCCGTCTGTATGAAGTGACCAACGATACCTTGGCGAGCATGGCCGCGGCCGATCCGGCGACCCAGCGGATACATGAGCACTTCATGGCGTTTCGCTCCAAGTACGCTTCATGGGCGGCGGTCGGCGAGCGCGGGTTCATGAACCTGGGGGACGGCCGCGCATGA
- a CDS encoding flavin reductase family protein, with protein MGRPRKRAFPVENVRRYLEPGPILLLTSAHDGERDVMTLGWHTVMEFSPSLVGCVISRANHSHHLVRSSSQCVLNLPGEALLDTAVRIGNCSGSERDKFAEFGLNARAGSKVAAPRLLDCHACFECQLFDDALVERYDFFIFEVVAAQAIPGPPPRTFHYRGEGEFMLSGESVDRRALFEPWML; from the coding sequence ATGGGCCGCCCGCGCAAACGCGCTTTTCCCGTCGAGAACGTACGCCGCTACCTCGAGCCGGGGCCGATCCTGCTGCTCACCAGCGCACACGATGGCGAGCGCGATGTGATGACGCTCGGCTGGCACACAGTGATGGAGTTCTCTCCATCATTGGTCGGCTGCGTGATCTCACGGGCCAATCACAGCCATCACTTGGTCCGCTCGAGTTCGCAGTGCGTACTCAACCTGCCTGGGGAGGCGCTGCTCGACACCGCGGTACGGATCGGCAACTGCTCGGGCTCGGAGCGCGACAAGTTCGCCGAGTTCGGCCTCAATGCCCGTGCAGGCAGCAAGGTCGCCGCACCGCGGCTGCTCGACTGCCACGCCTGCTTCGAGTGCCAATTGTTCGATGACGCGCTGGTCGAGCGCTACGATTTCTTCATCTTCGAAGTGGTGGCGGCCCAAGCGATCCCCGGTCCGCCGCCACGCACCTTCCACTACCGCGGCGAAGGCGAATTCATGCTCTCGGGCGAGAGCGTCGATCGCCGCGCACTGTTCGAACCCTGGATGCTCTGA
- the gabT gene encoding 4-aminobutyrate--2-oxoglutarate transaminase, whose product MNNEQLVQLRHDHVSRGVGVMCDFHAARAENAELWDIDGNRYIDFAAGIAVLNTGHRHPKLLEAIRAQLERFTHTAYQIVPYAGYAELASKITARAHGDFAKKAAFFTTGAEAVENAIKVARIATKRSAVIAFRGAFHGRTALTLALTGKTAPYKIGTGALPGDIYRAPFPNALHGVSVDDSISALEQLFKCDVEPSRVAAIIFEPVQGEGGFYAAPQEFVARIRAICDQHGIVMIADEVQSGFARTGKFFAMQHFAQAADITTFAKSLAGGMPLSGIVGRAELMDAPIPGALGGTYAGNPLAIASAQAVIEVIEEEQLLARADALGSGLRERLATIQRRHPQLKDVRGLGSMVAAEFFDLEGKPDAALATRIQQTALSRGLLLLTCGVHANVIRFLYPLTIQDEVFSEALDLLEASIDASI is encoded by the coding sequence ATGAACAACGAACAGCTCGTTCAACTGCGCCACGACCACGTCTCCCGCGGTGTCGGTGTGATGTGCGACTTCCATGCCGCGCGTGCCGAGAACGCTGAGCTTTGGGACATCGACGGCAACCGCTACATCGACTTCGCCGCCGGCATCGCGGTACTCAATACCGGCCACCGCCATCCGAAGCTGCTCGAGGCGATCCGCGCACAGCTCGAGCGCTTCACCCACACCGCCTACCAGATCGTGCCCTACGCCGGCTACGCCGAGCTCGCGAGCAAGATCACCGCGCGTGCCCACGGCGATTTCGCCAAGAAGGCGGCGTTTTTCACCACAGGCGCCGAAGCGGTCGAGAACGCGATCAAGGTCGCACGCATCGCGACCAAGCGCTCAGCGGTGATCGCCTTCCGTGGCGCCTTTCACGGCCGCACCGCGCTGACCCTGGCGCTGACCGGCAAGACCGCGCCCTACAAGATCGGCACAGGCGCCCTGCCGGGCGACATCTATCGCGCACCGTTCCCCAACGCGCTCCACGGCGTCTCGGTCGACGACTCGATCAGCGCGCTCGAGCAGCTGTTCAAGTGCGACGTCGAGCCGAGCCGGGTCGCGGCGATCATCTTCGAGCCGGTCCAGGGCGAAGGCGGCTTCTATGCCGCCCCCCAGGAGTTCGTCGCGCGCATTCGTGCGATCTGCGACCAGCATGGCATCGTGATGATCGCTGATGAAGTGCAAAGTGGCTTCGCCCGCACCGGCAAGTTCTTCGCCATGCAGCACTTCGCGCAGGCCGCCGACATCACCACCTTCGCCAAGAGCCTGGCCGGCGGCATGCCGCTTTCCGGCATCGTCGGCCGCGCTGAGCTGATGGATGCGCCGATTCCCGGTGCGCTCGGCGGCACCTATGCCGGCAACCCATTGGCTATCGCATCGGCCCAGGCGGTGATCGAGGTGATCGAGGAGGAGCAACTGCTGGCGCGTGCGGACGCGCTCGGTAGCGGGTTGCGCGAGCGGCTCGCCACCATCCAGCGCCGCCATCCGCAGCTCAAGGACGTACGCGGCCTCGGCAGCATGGTCGCGGCCGAGTTCTTCGATCTCGAGGGCAAGCCGGATGCGGCGCTGGCGACGCGAATCCAGCAGACCGCGCTGTCTCGCGGCCTGCTGCTGCTGACCTGCGGTGTCCACGCCAATGTGATCCGCTTCCTTTATCCGCTGACCATTCAGGACGAGGTATTCAGCGAGGCTCTCGACCTGCTCGAAGCCTCGATCGACGCCTCGATCTGA
- a CDS encoding TRAP transporter small permease subunit yields MMSVVHGIERIVEAVGWVARWCVLLLVLLVAFNVLGRNFLGFSSVAFQEFEWHLLSPIALIGMAYTLKHRADVRVDFLYEKFRPRVRAGIDLFSAIATCAVGGFIAWVAFPYVMQSYRIGEGSPDPGGLSYRYLLKSLLVIGFGLFALQGVADTLRALCTLATKEGGEQTP; encoded by the coding sequence ATGATGTCCGTGGTCCATGGCATAGAGAGGATCGTCGAGGCAGTGGGGTGGGTGGCGCGGTGGTGCGTTCTGTTGCTGGTGCTGCTGGTGGCCTTCAACGTGCTGGGGCGCAATTTCCTCGGCTTCAGTTCGGTGGCTTTCCAAGAGTTCGAATGGCACCTGCTCTCGCCGATCGCGCTGATCGGGATGGCCTATACCCTCAAGCACCGTGCCGACGTCCGGGTCGACTTCCTCTATGAGAAGTTTCGCCCGCGAGTCCGCGCCGGCATCGATCTGTTCAGCGCTATCGCCACCTGCGCGGTGGGCGGCTTCATCGCATGGGTCGCGTTTCCCTATGTGATGCAGTCCTATCGGATCGGCGAGGGCTCGCCGGACCCCGGCGGGCTGTCGTACAGGTACCTGCTGAAGTCATTGCTGGTGATCGGCTTCGGCCTGTTCGCGCTGCAAGGCGTCGCTGATACGCTGCGTGCGCTTTGCACCCTAGCGACCAAGGAAGGCGGGGAGCAGACGCCATGA
- the hpxZ gene encoding oxalurate catabolism protein HpxZ has translation MEVDKPEVLREVNAACDRYEEALMSNDLDTLDALFLDAPQTLRYGVGENLYGIDEIRAFRLARPGGSPSRRVLKRVVSSFGDDFATSNLEFQREGSDKIGRQSQTWLRTDEGWRIVAAHVSLMGSSH, from the coding sequence ATGGAAGTCGATAAGCCCGAGGTGCTGCGTGAAGTGAACGCGGCCTGCGATCGCTATGAGGAAGCGTTGATGAGCAACGACCTGGATACCCTCGATGCGCTGTTCCTCGATGCTCCTCAAACGCTGCGCTACGGCGTCGGTGAGAATCTCTACGGGATCGACGAGATTCGTGCTTTTCGTCTTGCGCGCCCCGGCGGCTCGCCGAGCCGCCGGGTGCTGAAGCGGGTGGTGTCGAGCTTCGGCGATGATTTCGCCACCTCCAACCTGGAGTTCCAGCGTGAAGGCAGCGACAAGATCGGTCGCCAGAGTCAGACCTGGCTGCGTACCGACGAAGGCTGGCGAATCGTCGCCGCCCATGTCTCGCTGATGGGCAGCTCGCATTGA
- a CDS encoding TRAP transporter large permease — translation MSPNELLPIVMVAGFFTMMMIGVPVAISLAVSGFVAGFIGFGPMLFSLLPSRMYGVVSNYTLLAIPLFTFMGVMLEKSRIAVDMLDTIGKAMRGLNGGMGLAIVLVGVLLGASTGIVGATVVTIGLLTLPVLLRRGYKTSIACGTICASGTLGQIIPPSLVLILLADILGESVGSIFAAAFIPSMALASIYAIFILLLGWLRPDWMPAIPLEERSQTSRLQLCKDILGSVLPPLLLVVAVLGSIIAGIAAPTEAASMGALGSLVIAIVSRRLSWQVLKQTLHGTLSISAMIFLILLCSQPFSLAFRGLGGEALVHDLFMMLPGGELGAILFLMAVLFVLGFFLEWIEISYIALPMFLPVFLGYGTDMVWLAILVALNLQMSFLTPPFGWSLFFLKGVAPPEVKTSDIYLGALPFVVLQMLAVALVFFFPALATWLPQAIGW, via the coding sequence ATGAGTCCGAACGAGTTGTTACCGATCGTCATGGTCGCGGGCTTCTTCACGATGATGATGATCGGCGTCCCGGTGGCGATTTCGCTGGCGGTTTCAGGCTTCGTCGCCGGCTTCATCGGCTTCGGACCGATGCTGTTCAGCCTCCTGCCCTCGCGCATGTATGGAGTAGTGAGCAACTACACCCTGCTTGCGATCCCGCTTTTCACTTTCATGGGTGTGATGCTCGAGAAGTCGCGGATCGCCGTGGATATGCTCGATACGATCGGCAAGGCGATGCGAGGGCTGAACGGCGGAATGGGGCTGGCCATCGTGCTGGTCGGCGTGCTGCTCGGGGCCTCGACCGGCATCGTCGGCGCCACGGTGGTCACCATCGGGCTGCTCACGCTGCCGGTGCTGCTGCGCCGCGGCTACAAGACCAGCATCGCCTGCGGCACGATATGCGCCTCCGGCACCCTTGGGCAGATCATCCCACCCAGCCTGGTGCTGATCCTGCTGGCCGATATTCTTGGTGAATCGGTCGGATCGATCTTCGCTGCCGCCTTCATTCCCAGCATGGCGCTGGCATCGATCTATGCCATCTTCATCCTGCTGCTGGGGTGGCTGCGGCCCGACTGGATGCCGGCCATTCCGCTCGAGGAGCGCAGCCAGACCTCTCGCTTGCAGCTGTGCAAGGATATCCTGGGCTCGGTGCTGCCTCCGCTGCTGCTGGTGGTCGCGGTGCTCGGTTCGATCATCGCAGGGATCGCGGCGCCCACCGAAGCGGCCTCGATGGGCGCGCTGGGCAGTCTGGTGATCGCGATCGTCTCGCGGCGCTTGAGTTGGCAGGTACTCAAGCAGACGCTGCATGGCACGCTGAGCATCAGCGCGATGATCTTCCTCATCCTGCTGTGCTCCCAGCCCTTCTCGCTTGCTTTCCGCGGGCTCGGTGGCGAGGCGCTGGTGCACGATCTGTTCATGATGCTTCCGGGCGGAGAGCTTGGCGCGATCCTCTTCTTGATGGCGGTGCTGTTCGTACTCGGCTTCTTCCTCGAGTGGATCGAGATCTCCTACATCGCACTGCCGATGTTCTTGCCGGTGTTTCTCGGCTATGGCACCGACATGGTGTGGCTGGCGATCCTGGTGGCGCTCAATCTGCAGATGTCGTTTCTCACTCCGCCGTTCGGCTGGTCGTTGTTCTTCCTCAAAGGCGTTGCGCCGCCGGAGGTCAAGACCAGCGACATCTACCTCGGCGCCCTTCCGTTCGTCGTGCTGCAGATGCTCGCGGTCGCGCTGGTGTTCTTCTTCCCGGCGCTCGCGACCTGGTTGCCTCAGGCGATCGGCTGGTAG
- a CDS encoding NAD-dependent succinate-semialdehyde dehydrogenase — MTAAVSIDPHTGQPIADHPYLDDHAALARLAAADRAFVAWRDTPLERRVAALTSMAAQLRQRADRLADTMVAEMGKTLREAHAEVEKCARLCEWYAEHGPAMLADEPAPGLEGKAWIAYRPLGTVLAVMPWNFPLWQAMRNAVPILLSGNAYLLKPAPSVVGSATELAEAWRAAGLAEGLFELVNVEPGQVGMLIDDPRVRAVAVTASVRAGSQIAARAGAALKKSVLELGGSDPFVVLADADLDAAVEAAVQARFANAGQVCVAAKRIIVEAALMPAFRERFLARAGALKVGDPRDPATDIGPMARRDLRDELHGQVEKSIAQGARLLLGGEPLPGPGNHYPVTVLDGVTPTMVAFEEETFGPLAALIEARDAEHAIELANDSRFGLSGALWSADVERAKRLAARFESGGVFINGSTTSDPRVPIGGVKMSGYGRELSHFGIREFCNPQTVWLDRR, encoded by the coding sequence ATGACCGCCGCCGTCTCGATCGATCCCCATACCGGCCAGCCGATCGCCGATCATCCCTATCTCGACGACCACGCCGCGCTGGCGCGCCTCGCCGCCGCCGACCGCGCCTTCGTCGCATGGCGCGATACGCCGCTCGAGCGGCGGGTGGCGGCGCTGACCAGCATGGCCGCCCAGCTGCGCCAGCGGGCCGACCGGCTAGCCGACACCATGGTCGCCGAGATGGGCAAGACCCTGCGCGAGGCGCACGCCGAGGTCGAAAAATGCGCCAGGCTCTGCGAATGGTACGCCGAGCATGGACCTGCGATGCTTGCTGATGAGCCGGCGCCGGGACTCGAGGGCAAAGCATGGATCGCGTATCGCCCGCTGGGCACGGTGCTCGCGGTAATGCCGTGGAATTTCCCGCTGTGGCAGGCGATGCGCAACGCCGTGCCGATCCTGCTCTCGGGCAACGCCTACCTGCTCAAGCCGGCGCCGAGCGTGGTCGGCTCGGCCACTGAACTGGCCGAAGCCTGGCGCGCGGCGGGATTGGCAGAAGGACTGTTCGAGCTGGTCAACGTCGAGCCCGGCCAGGTCGGCATGCTGATCGACGACCCACGGGTGCGCGCCGTGGCGGTCACCGCCAGCGTACGCGCGGGATCGCAGATCGCCGCCCGCGCAGGCGCGGCTTTGAAGAAGAGCGTGCTCGAGCTCGGCGGATCGGACCCCTTCGTGGTACTCGCCGATGCCGATCTCGACGCCGCGGTCGAAGCCGCCGTTCAGGCGCGCTTCGCCAACGCGGGGCAGGTCTGCGTCGCGGCCAAGCGGATCATCGTCGAGGCCGCACTGATGCCGGCCTTCCGCGAGCGCTTCCTCGCTCGCGCTGGCGCACTCAAGGTCGGTGACCCGCGTGATCCGGCGACCGACATCGGCCCGATGGCGCGCCGCGACCTGCGCGACGAGCTGCACGGCCAAGTGGAGAAGAGCATCGCCCAGGGCGCACGCCTGCTGCTCGGCGGCGAGCCGCTGCCTGGCCCTGGGAATCACTACCCGGTCACCGTGCTCGATGGCGTGACCCCGACGATGGTGGCCTTCGAGGAGGAGACCTTCGGCCCGCTCGCCGCGCTGATCGAGGCCCGCGACGCCGAGCACGCGATCGAACTCGCCAATGACAGCCGCTTCGGGCTCTCAGGCGCGCTGTGGAGCGCTGACGTGGAGCGCGCCAAAAGGCTCGCGGCACGATTCGAAAGCGGCGGCGTGTTCATCAACGGCTCGACCACTTCCGATCCGCGAGTGCCGATCGGCGGAGTGAAAATGAGCGGCTACGGTCGTGAGCTCTCCCACTTCGGTATCCGCGAGTTCTGCAATCCACAGACCGTCTGGCTAGACCGCCGCTGA
- a CDS encoding Lrp/AsnC family transcriptional regulator — MDQLDNALLNILIKDSRVSYADMARQLNISRAYARVRVKALVDSGVIESFTTVINPEKLGKSISNFVDLTVAPHAIEQVAERLASTLEVVSLYIMSDLKSLHVHTLTDGPERFEAFVREHIFNHPEILSVNCTALMTRVKHRRGGARL, encoded by the coding sequence ATGGATCAACTGGACAACGCACTACTCAATATCCTGATCAAGGACTCGCGTGTGTCGTATGCCGATATGGCGCGGCAGCTGAACATTTCGCGCGCCTACGCCCGAGTGCGGGTCAAGGCGCTGGTCGACAGCGGGGTGATCGAGAGCTTCACCACCGTGATCAATCCGGAAAAGCTGGGCAAGAGCATTTCGAACTTCGTCGATCTGACCGTTGCGCCGCATGCGATCGAGCAAGTGGCCGAGCGGCTGGCATCTACGCTCGAAGTCGTCAGTCTCTACATCATGAGCGATCTGAAGAGCTTGCATGTGCACACCCTGACCGATGGCCCTGAAAGATTCGAAGCCTTTGTGCGCGAGCATATCTTCAATCATCCCGAGATCCTCTCGGTCAATTGCACGGCTCTGATGACGCGGGTCAAGCACCGGCGCGGCGGCGCTCGGTTGTAG
- the pdxR gene encoding MocR-like pyridoxine biosynthesis transcription factor PdxR, translating into MRDLWLEHLQLRLPQRADALLGERLYGCIRQAILDGVFATGSRLPASRELAQGLGISRNTVTKVFDQLLVEGFLTARVGSGTFVADLDSAYPLRQPGGALPDAGSDAPTGLSRRGAALIEHASASVRQWGAFMPGVPDVRLFPHVRLQRRLAALSASAAPGMLSYPEQGGDPQLRRALANHLTLVRGVHCAPERILITEGLHQGIDLISRLLADPGDLAWLEEPGYWGIRRLLEINGLDTQPVAVDDEGMRPEEPFGRPPRLIFTTPSHHYPLGAVMSIQRRRQLLDLARRFDALIVEDDYDSEFRYSGSPIPSLQGLEPGAPVIYAGTFSKTIYPGLRIAYLVLPEALAEGFSSAYLDLHRGGHGLTQRALAEFIDSGEYARHVRRMRSVYGRRREQLSSLIDARFGTSLLPADARDRAGLHLVLQLPDAVDDVALARESAAQGVLVRPLSCYYAGETVRRGLMLGYASVDESEMCVPFERLAACIERAMAE; encoded by the coding sequence ATGCGCGACCTGTGGCTTGAACATCTCCAGCTGCGCTTGCCGCAGCGCGCTGATGCGCTGCTCGGCGAGCGGCTCTATGGCTGCATCCGTCAAGCGATCCTCGATGGGGTGTTCGCGACTGGCAGCCGGCTGCCGGCCTCGCGCGAGCTGGCTCAAGGGCTCGGCATTTCGCGCAATACGGTGACCAAGGTGTTCGATCAGCTGCTGGTCGAAGGTTTCCTCACCGCGCGGGTCGGTAGCGGTACCTTCGTTGCCGATCTCGACAGCGCCTACCCGCTGCGCCAGCCCGGCGGCGCCCTGCCCGACGCCGGCAGCGACGCGCCGACCGGCCTGTCGCGACGCGGAGCCGCGCTGATCGAGCATGCCAGCGCCTCGGTACGTCAATGGGGAGCGTTCATGCCGGGCGTGCCCGACGTGCGGCTTTTTCCCCACGTGCGATTGCAGCGTCGGCTGGCGGCGCTCTCCGCCAGTGCCGCACCGGGGATGCTGAGCTATCCGGAGCAGGGCGGCGATCCGCAGCTGCGCCGTGCGCTCGCCAACCACCTGACCTTGGTGCGTGGGGTGCACTGCGCGCCGGAGCGAATCCTGATCACCGAGGGCCTGCACCAGGGCATCGACCTGATCAGCCGCCTGCTGGCCGACCCCGGAGACCTCGCCTGGCTCGAGGAGCCCGGCTACTGGGGCATTCGACGGCTGCTCGAGATCAACGGGCTCGATACCCAGCCAGTGGCGGTCGACGACGAGGGGATGCGCCCCGAGGAGCCGTTCGGACGCCCTCCCCGGCTGATCTTCACCACGCCGTCGCACCATTATCCGCTCGGCGCGGTGATGAGTATCCAGCGTCGCCGCCAGCTGCTCGATCTGGCCCGGCGCTTCGATGCGCTGATCGTCGAGGACGACTACGACAGCGAATTCCGCTACTCGGGCAGTCCGATTCCCTCGCTGCAAGGACTCGAGCCCGGAGCGCCGGTGATCTACGCCGGCACCTTCAGCAAGACCATCTATCCGGGGCTGAGAATAGCCTACCTGGTCCTGCCCGAGGCGCTCGCCGAAGGCTTCTCCAGCGCTTACCTGGATCTCCATCGCGGCGGCCATGGATTGACCCAGCGGGCGCTGGCGGAGTTCATCGACAGCGGCGAGTACGCTCGTCATGTCAGGCGTATGCGCAGCGTATACGGCCGCCGCCGCGAGCAGTTGAGCAGCCTGATCGACGCACGCTTCGGCACCAGCCTGCTGCCCGCGGACGCCCGCGACCGGGCCGGCCTCCACCTGGTGCTGCAACTGCCCGACGCGGTCGATGACGTCGCGCTGGCCAGAGAATCCGCGGCCCAGGGGGTACTGGTCCGGCCGCTGTCGTGCTACTACGCAGGCGAGACCGTGCGACGCGGGCTGATGCTCGGCTATGCCAGCGTCGACGAAAGCGAGATGTGTGTGCCCTTCGAACGCCTCGCCGCCTGCATCGAACGCGCCATGGCTGAATGA